In Kwoniella shandongensis chromosome 10, complete sequence, one genomic interval encodes:
- a CDS encoding ATP synthase subunit alpha, mitochondrial, with protein sequence MRVALRNSLRGAVASSARARVAPVAVRTYATAKPAASEVSSILEGRIAGASVGGDVQETGRVLTIGDGIARVYGLRNVQAEEMVEFSSGVRGMCLNLEADNVGVTIFGNDRLIKEGDTVKRTGQIVDVPVGPELLGRVVDALGNPIDGKGPVKAAGRTKAQLKAPGILPRRSVHEPMQTGLKSVDSLVPIGRGQRELIIGDRQTGKSAVAIDTILNQKKWNDGADESKKLYCVYVAVGQKRSTVAQLVKTLEENDAMKYTIIVAATASEAAPLQYLAPFSGCAMGEWFRDNGRHALIIYDDLSKQAVAYRQMSLLLRRPPGREAYPGDVFYLHSRLLERAAKMNADYGAGSLTALPIIETQGGDVSAYIPTNVISITDGQIFLEAELFFKGVRPAINVGLSVSRVGSAAQTKLMKSVAGSLKLYLAQYREVAAFAQFGSDLDASTRYLLNRGARLTELLKQPQYTPMPTEVMAPLIYAGVNGLLDKVDVDKISAWEKSFTEQLKTQHSALLEKLGGGVLTKEIEEEMKKIIVAHVADFTA encoded by the exons ATGCGTGTCGCTTTGAGAAACTCGCTAAGGGGTGCTGTCGCTTCCAGC GCTCGAGCCCGTGTCGCCCCCGTTGCCGTCAGGACCTACGCTACTGCTAAGCCTG CCGCTTCCGAGGtctcctccatcctcgaGGGCCGAATCGCCGGTGCTTCCGTCGGCGGTGACGTCCAGGAGACTGGTCGAGTTCTCACCATCGGTGACGGTATCGCCCGTGTCTACGGTCTCCGAAACGTCCAAGCCGAGGAAATGGTTGAGTTCTCCTCCGGTGTCCGAGGAATGTGTTTGAACTTGGAAGCCGACAACGTCGGTGTCACCATCTTCGGTAACGACAGGTTGATCAAGGAGGGTGACACTGTCAAGCGAACCGGTCAGATCGTCGACGTCCCCGTCGGTCCCGAGCTTCTCGGTCGTGTCGTTGACGCTTTGGGTAACCCCATCGACGGTAAAGGTCCCGTCAAGGCCGCTGGTCGAACCAAGGCCCAACTCAAGGCCCCCGGTATCTTGCCCCGACGATCCGTCCACGAGCCCATGCAAACCGGTCTCAAGTCCGTCGACTCTTTGGTCCCC ATCGGTCGAGGTCAGCGAGAGCTTATCATTGGTGACCGACAGACCGGTAAATCCGCTGTCGCCATCGACACCATTCTTAaccagaagaagtggaacGACGGTGCCGATGAGTCCAAGAAGCTCTACTGTGTCTACGTCGCCGTCGGTCAGAAGCGATCTACCGTCGCTCAGCTCGTTAAGACCCTTGAGGAGAACGACGCCATGAAGTACACCATCATTGTCGCCGCTACCGCCTCCGAGGCCGCCCCTCTCCAGTACCTCGCCCCCTTCTCTGGTTGTGCCATGGGAGAGTGGTTCCGAGACAACGGTCGACACGCCTTGATCATCTACGATGACTTGTCCAAGCAGGCCGTCGCTTACCGACAGATGTCTTTGCTTCTTCGACGACCCCCCGGTCGAGAGGCTTACCCCGGAGACGTTTTCTACCTTCACTCTCGACTTCTCGAGCGTGCCGCCAAGATGAACGCCGACTACGGTGCCGGTTCCCTCACTGCCCTCCCCATCATTGAGACccaaggtggtgatgtgtCCGCCTATATCCCCACCAACGTTATCTCCATTACCGACGGTCAGATCTTCTTGGAGGCTGAGCTCTTCTTCAAGGGTGTTCGACCCGCTATCAACGTCGGTC TTTCCGTCTCTCGAGTCGGTTCCGCCGCTCAGACCAAGCTCATGAAGTCCGTCGCTGGTTCCCTCAAGCTTTACCTTGCTCAGTACCGAGAAGTTGCTGCTTTCGCCCAGTTCGGTTCCGACCT TGACGCCTCTACCCGATACCTCCTTAACCGAGGTGCTCGTCTCACTGAGCTCCTCAAGCAGCCCCAGTACACCCC catGCCCACTGAGGTCATGGCTCCTCTTATCTACGCCGGTGTCAACGGTCTCCTCGACAAGGTTGACGTCGACAAGATCAGCGCTTGGGAGAAGTCCTT CACTGAGCAGCTCAAGACTCAACACTCTGCTCTCCTCGAGAagcttggtggtggtgtcttgaccaaggagattgaggaggagatgaagaagatcatcgttGCCCACGTTGCCGACTTCACCGCTTAA
- a CDS encoding mitochondrial 54S ribosomal protein bL21m encodes MSIRPTLSKSLARLSIRSLQTTAPLPPPTTPLPPAPSASSSASAFSSASSSASTSSSAAALARLPPLLPATTAIPSLPSSTSSAIDLISSQSTPSSSRYILARLHARTYLLHPRDILTIPLLKPVQSPGTTLSLTKILEVGSRDYAIRSPASDAKTLKNSLESWKERRMTTFDGIPGDLVRCELTVLEHTKSPMERILKKKRRKGYKKTIEHKQAWTRLRVGDIILGEEAASP; translated from the exons ATGTCGATCAGACCGACTCTGTCTAAGT CGCTCGCCCGACTATCTATCCGATCACTCCAAACCACTGCACCTCTACCGCCTCCCACGACTCCTCTACCCCCTGCTCCATCCGCTTCGTCAAGCGCGTCTGCCTTTTCCAGTGCGAGCAGCAGCGCTAgcacctcatcatccgcaGCGGCATTAGCCCgacttccccctcttcttcccgcaACGACTGccatcccctctctcccatcATCGACAAGTTCTGCCATCGACCTAATCTCATCCCAATccacaccttcttcatcacgtTACATCCTCGCTCGACTGCATGCTCGAACatatcttcttcatccaagAGATATCCTCACTATCCCCCTCCTCAAACCTGTCCAAAGCCCAGGTACCACTTTGTCTTTGACAAAGATACTCGAGGTTGGTTCCCGAGATTACGCAATTCGATCCCCCGCTTCGGACGCTAAGACGCTCAAGAATAGTCTGGAATCatggaaagagagaaggatgaccACGTTCGATGGGATACCGGGCGATTTGGTGAGGTGCGAATTGACAGTACTTGAACATACGAAATCGCCCATGGAGAGGATATtgaaaaagaagaggagaaaggggtATAAGAAGACTATAGAACATAAACAGGCTTGGACAAGACTGAGAGTCGGCGATATCATCCTTGGAGAAGAGGCAGCGTCGCCATGA
- a CDS encoding N-acetyl-gamma-glutamyl-phosphate reductase — protein sequence MLRRSANIPRTTLSLSRSTAPAARAFTKPSLPVSASSQLSKSNVLLELDVNKVGNEIRKRGLTSALNGQRDGGMDRDTIIRLLYSLGSKHEVERYLRIFTQSSQAGATGAVLPEAKFAVLKIGGAILTNELDDLALSLSFLNRLGLYPIVLHGAGPQLNELLEAEGVVPDYEDGIRITDAKTLAIARRVFLQENLKLTTALERLGTRARPIPTGVFTAEYLNKDKYGLVGKITSVNKAPIEAAIRAGCLPILTSLAENAEGQILNVNADIAAGELARVLEPMKIVYLNEKGGLFHGVTGKKISTINLDEEYDALMKESWVKFGTKLKIREIKELLDTLPRTSSVAIISTDMLQKELFTDAGAGTLIRRGYKLYKQPSVEAVGSTQLRQIFTDRDPEVKSGRKSVAEIFSELKNSPHTIYGDEPFDVVAVVSHPEGETPVMTKFLPSRNGILNKIVDNVFDAIKKDHKRLFWTAKADDENRAWHFERADGSFTRAGRSLFWYGVPAVKQVETIIQGFEENGRIERVFLPVGPSVPPHRIASTGGARAFSTSARPSASSASTSSARRGYATATDVPRKRVALIGARGYTGQNLISLINAHPHLDLTHVSSRELAGLPLKEYTKSDVSYSNLSVKDVGKMAEENEVDAWVMALPNGICKPFVDAIDAATSKGGKSVIVDLSADYRFEKDWTYGLPELYGREATKTSTRISNPGCYATNTQMLLAPLMPHLDKHQMPSVFGISGYSGAGTKSGEKDAEGRPKTVAKVTPDDLRGGIRPYTLTDHIHEREASTQLRTLLPSSGSASEFSLAFIPNVAPWFSGIISVLTAPLEKTMRASEILALYEEKYANERLCVVGKGVPDVTEAEGKHGWRVGGVQVHSSGKRVVVVGALDNLLKGAATQCMQNLNLALGYDELDGIPLDKL from the exons ATGTTACGACGATCTGCGAACATCCCTCGAaccaccctttccctctctcgttcGACCGCCCCTGCCGCTCGAGCATTCACCAAACCTTCCCTTCCAgtttccgcttcttcccaATTGAGCAAATCTAATGTCCTGCTCGAATTGGACGTAAACAAGGTTGGGAATGAGATCAGGAAGCGGGGTCTGACTAGCGCGTTGAACGGTCAACGTGATGGCGGTAtggacagg GACACAATTATACGATTGCTCTACTCTCTCGGATCGAAACACGAGGTCGAGCGATACCTCCGAATCTTTACCCAATCTTCACAAGCAGGCGCAACCGGCGCTGTCCTTCCCGAAGCCAAATTCGCTGTCCTCAA AATCGGAGGCGCTATTCTCACCAACGAGCTTGACGACCTtgctctttccctttctttcctcaaCAGACTAGGTTTATACCCTATCGTTCTTCACGGTGCTGGTCCTCAACT CAACGAGCTTCTGGAGGCTGAGGGTGTCGTTCCCGACTACGAGGATGGTATCCGAATCACTG ACGCCAAGACCCTTGCTATTGCTCGA CGAGTTTTCCTCCAAGAGAACCTCAAGCTCACCACCGCTCTCGAACGTCTCGGTACACGTGCTCGACCCATCCCTACCGGTGTCTTCACGGCCGAATACCTCAACAAGGACAAATACGGTCTCGTCGGTAAGATCACTAGCGTCAACAAGGCTCCTATCGAGGCTGCTATCCGAGCGGGATGTTTGCCCATCCTCACCAGTTTGGCTGAGAACGCCGAGGGTCAGATCTTGAACGTGAACGCCGATATCGCTGCTGGAGAGTTGGCTCGGGTgcttgag CCTATGAAAATTGTCTACCTCAACGAAAAGGGTGGTCTTTTCCACGGTGTTACCGGCAAGAAGATCTCcaccatcaacctcgacgagGAGTACGACGCTCTCATGAAGGAGTCTTGGGTTAAATTCGGCACCAAGCTCAAGATCCGAGAGATCAAGGAGCTTCTCGACACCCTGCCACGAACCTCTTCCGTcgccatcatctccaccgaCATGTTGCAGAAGGAGCTTTTCACCGATGCCGGTGCTGGTACCCTCATTCGACGAGGCTACAAGCTTTACAAGCAACCTTCCGTCGAGGCCGTCGGCTCCACTCAGCTCCGACAGATCTTCACCGACCGAGACCCCGAGGTCAAGTCAGGCCGAAAGTCTGTTGCTGAGATCTTCTCCGAGCTCAAGAACAGCCCTCACACCATCTACGGTGACGAGCCCTTCGACGTCGTCGCTGTCGTTTCCCACCCCGAGGGCGAGACTCCCGTCATGACCAaattccttccttctcgaaACGGTATTCTCAACAAGATTGTTGACAACGTCTTCGACGCCATCAAGAAGGACCACAAGCGATTGTTCTGGACCGCCAAGGCCGACGACGAGAACCGAGCTTGGCACTTTGAGCGAGCCGACGGTAGCTTCACTCGAGCTGGACGAAGCTTGTTCTGGTACGGTGTGCCCGCAGTGAAGCAGGTCGAGACAATCATCCAAGGTTTCGAGGAGAACGGTCGAATCGAGCGAGTCTTCCTTCCCGTCGGACCTAGCGTCCCCCCTCACCGAATCGCATCCACTGGTGGTGCTCGAgctttctccacttccgctcgtccttctgcttcatccGCTAGCACCTCGTCTGCACGACGAGGTTACGCCACCGCTACCGATGTTCCCCGAAAGCGAGTCGCACTCATCGGTGCTCGAGGCTACACTGGACAGaacctcatctctctcatcaacGCTCAcccccacctcgacctcaccCACGTCTCATCGCGTGAACTCGCCGGTCTTCCCTTGAAGGAGTACACCAAATCTGATGTCTCATACTCCAACTTGTCTGTTAAGGACGTTGGCAAGATGGCCGAGGAGAACGAGGTCGATGCTTGGGTCATGGCTCTCCCGAACGGAATCTGCAAGCCTTTTGTCGATGCGATCGATGCTGCTACCTCAAAGGGTGGAAAGAGTGTGATCGTTGATCTCAGTGCGGACTACCGATTTGAGAAGGACTGGACTTATGGATTGCCGG AACTGTACGGACGAGAAGCTACCAAGACTTCGACCAGGATCTCGAACCCTGGATGTTATGCCACCAACACGCAGATGTTGCTTGCGCCCTTGATGCCTCATCTTGACAAACACCAGATGCCTTCGGTCTTTGGTATTTCGGGGTATTCAGGGGCCGGTACCAAGAGCGGTGAGAAGGACGCCGAGGGTCGACCCAAGACTGTCGCCAAGGTT ACCCCTGATGATCTTCGAGGCGGTATCCGACCATACACACTCACTGACCACATCCACGAACGAGAAGCTTCAACACAACTGCGcactcttctcccctcctccgGATCCGCCTCCGAATTCTCTCTTGCATTCATCCCGAACGTCGCACCCTGGTTCAGCGGTATCATCTCAGTGCTCACTGCTCCTCTTGAAAAGACGATGAGAGCATCTGAGATTTTGGCATTGTACGAGGAAAAATATGCAAATGAGAGACTTTGTGTAGTTGGTAAAGGGGTGCCGGATGTCACGGAGGCAGAGGGCAAACATGGGTGGAGGGTAGGTGGTGTGCAAGTGCACAGTTCAGGAAAGAgggtcgtcgttgtt GGTGCTCTTGACAACTTGCTGAAAGGCGCTGCGACTCAATgtatgcag AACCTCAACCTCGCGCTCGGATACGACGAACTCGACGGTATTCCCTTGGACAAGCTTTAG